One Oncorhynchus keta strain PuntledgeMale-10-30-2019 chromosome 22, Oket_V2, whole genome shotgun sequence DNA window includes the following coding sequences:
- the LOC118401569 gene encoding actin-like protein 6A isoform X1 encodes MSGGVYGGDEVGALVFDIGSYTVRAGYAGEDCPKADFPTVMGVTLDREDGSTPMETDGGDKGKQGTNYFIDTNQLRVARESMEVMSPLKNGMIEDWDSFQAILDHTYKMHFKSEPSIHPVLMSEASWNTRAKREKLTELMFEHYNIPAFFLCKTAVLSSFANGRSTGLVLDSGATHTTAIPVHDGYVLQQGIVKSPLAGDFMSMQCRELFQELNVEIVPPYMIASKVRPAKDAVRDGTPASWKKKEKLPQVTRSWHNYMCNTVIQDFQASVLQVSDSPYDEQVAAQMPTVHYELPNGYNCDFGAERLKIPEGLFDPSNAKGLSGNTMLGVGHVVTTSVGMCDIDIRPGLYGSVVVTGGNTLISGFTDRLTRELSQKTPPSMRLKLIANNTTVERRFSAWIGGSILASLGTFQQMWISKQEYEEGGKQCVDRKCP; translated from the exons ATGAGTGGCGGAGTGTATGGAGGCG ATGAGGTTGGAGCCCTAGTGTTTGACATAGGCTCTTACACAGTGAGAGCCGGGTATGCTGGAGAAGATTGTCCCAAG GCCGACTTCCCCACGGTGATGGGCGTGACCCTGGACAGGGAGGATGGTAGCACCCCGATGGAGACGGACGGCGGGGACAAGGGCAAGCAGGGCACCAACTACTTCATCGACACCAACCAGCTGAGGGTGGCCCGTGAGAGTATGGAGGTCATGTCACCGCTCAAAAACGGCATGA TCGAGGACTGGGACAGCTTCCAGGCCATTCTAGACCACACCTACAAGATGCACTTCAAGTCAGAACCCAGCATCCATCCTGTACTCATGTCAGAAGCCTCG TGGAACACACGAGCCAAGCGGGAGAAGCTAACCGAGCTGATGTTTGAGCATTACAACATTCCTGCCTTCTTCCTGTGCAAAACGGCGGTGCTCTCTTC CTTTGCCAATGGACGATCCACAGGGTTGGTGTTAGACAGCGGagccacacacaccacagccatTCCAGTGCACGACGGTTACGTGCTTCAGCAAG GCATCGTCAAGTCTCCCCTTGCTGGAGACTTTATGAGCATGCAATGTAGAGAGCTATTTCAAGAGTTAAATGTTGAAATAGTCCCTCCTTACATGATTGCATCAAAGGTGAGACCTGCTAAA GATGCTGTACGTGATGGAACCCCAGCCAGctggaagaagaaggagaaactACCTCAAGTCACCCGGTCCTGGCACAACTACATGTGTAAT ACTGTGATTCAGGATTTCCAAGCGTCCGTGCTGCAGGTTTCAGACTCGCCGTACGATGAACA AGTTGCAGCCCAGATGCCCACGGTTCACTACGAGCTGCCCAATGGATACAACTGTGACTTTGGGGCAGAGAGGCTGAAGATTCCAGAAGGCCTTTTTGACCCTTCCAATGCTAAG GGTCTGTCTGGCAACACCATGTTGGGAGTCGGCCACGTGGTGACCACCAGTGTGGGAATGTGTGACATCGATATTCGGCCG GGTCTTTATGGTAGCGTGGTGGTCACCGGCGGCAACACACTCATCTCGGGCTTCACGGACCGACTCACCAGAGAACTCTCTCAAAAGACCCCCCCT AGTATGAGACTGAAATTGATAGCCAACAACACAACGGTGGAGCGCAGGTTCAGTGCCTGGATAGGAGGCTCCATCTTGGCATCACTA GGAACTTTCCAGCAAATGTGGATCTCAAAACAGGAGTACGAAGAGGGCGGGAAGCAGTGCGTAGACAGGAAGTGCCCTTGA
- the LOC118401569 gene encoding actin-like protein 6A isoform X2, with the protein MSGGVYGGDEVGALVFDIGSYTVRAGYAGEDCPKADFPTVMGVTLDREDGSTPMETDGGDKGKQGTNYFIDTNQLRVARESMEVMSPLKNGMIEDWDSFQAILDHTYKMHFKSEPSIHPVLMSEASWNTRAKREKLTELMFEHYNIPAFFLCKTAVLSSFANGRSTGLVLDSGATHTTAIPVHDGYVLQQGIVKSPLAGDFMSMQCRELFQELNVEIVPPYMIASKDAVRDGTPASWKKKEKLPQVTRSWHNYMCNTVIQDFQASVLQVSDSPYDEQVAAQMPTVHYELPNGYNCDFGAERLKIPEGLFDPSNAKGLSGNTMLGVGHVVTTSVGMCDIDIRPGLYGSVVVTGGNTLISGFTDRLTRELSQKTPPSMRLKLIANNTTVERRFSAWIGGSILASLGTFQQMWISKQEYEEGGKQCVDRKCP; encoded by the exons ATGAGTGGCGGAGTGTATGGAGGCG ATGAGGTTGGAGCCCTAGTGTTTGACATAGGCTCTTACACAGTGAGAGCCGGGTATGCTGGAGAAGATTGTCCCAAG GCCGACTTCCCCACGGTGATGGGCGTGACCCTGGACAGGGAGGATGGTAGCACCCCGATGGAGACGGACGGCGGGGACAAGGGCAAGCAGGGCACCAACTACTTCATCGACACCAACCAGCTGAGGGTGGCCCGTGAGAGTATGGAGGTCATGTCACCGCTCAAAAACGGCATGA TCGAGGACTGGGACAGCTTCCAGGCCATTCTAGACCACACCTACAAGATGCACTTCAAGTCAGAACCCAGCATCCATCCTGTACTCATGTCAGAAGCCTCG TGGAACACACGAGCCAAGCGGGAGAAGCTAACCGAGCTGATGTTTGAGCATTACAACATTCCTGCCTTCTTCCTGTGCAAAACGGCGGTGCTCTCTTC CTTTGCCAATGGACGATCCACAGGGTTGGTGTTAGACAGCGGagccacacacaccacagccatTCCAGTGCACGACGGTTACGTGCTTCAGCAAG GCATCGTCAAGTCTCCCCTTGCTGGAGACTTTATGAGCATGCAATGTAGAGAGCTATTTCAAGAGTTAAATGTTGAAATAGTCCCTCCTTACATGATTGCATCAAAG GATGCTGTACGTGATGGAACCCCAGCCAGctggaagaagaaggagaaactACCTCAAGTCACCCGGTCCTGGCACAACTACATGTGTAAT ACTGTGATTCAGGATTTCCAAGCGTCCGTGCTGCAGGTTTCAGACTCGCCGTACGATGAACA AGTTGCAGCCCAGATGCCCACGGTTCACTACGAGCTGCCCAATGGATACAACTGTGACTTTGGGGCAGAGAGGCTGAAGATTCCAGAAGGCCTTTTTGACCCTTCCAATGCTAAG GGTCTGTCTGGCAACACCATGTTGGGAGTCGGCCACGTGGTGACCACCAGTGTGGGAATGTGTGACATCGATATTCGGCCG GGTCTTTATGGTAGCGTGGTGGTCACCGGCGGCAACACACTCATCTCGGGCTTCACGGACCGACTCACCAGAGAACTCTCTCAAAAGACCCCCCCT AGTATGAGACTGAAATTGATAGCCAACAACACAACGGTGGAGCGCAGGTTCAGTGCCTGGATAGGAGGCTCCATCTTGGCATCACTA GGAACTTTCCAGCAAATGTGGATCTCAAAACAGGAGTACGAAGAGGGCGGGAAGCAGTGCGTAGACAGGAAGTGCCCTTGA
- the LOC127910681 gene encoding uncharacterized protein LOC127910681 gives MKYMPSKSEPQLPESTGAVNLQRGLSESSKLLWAKTESEESKLLLTTCTKEVISELLVLYNTEMSKEDPLYTVGEKGSGFSFEREKFVEGVLALLGDISHSRSSSPIVCEFPCQIEDSRSKATASLTSLLDCIRKLSSEEFKRNATQAVSEFLVKKSTSSLTSAQPAYSVASRSCSIQNQYTWSKDICADSAAFGIIETFVEDLQSSAQPAEVEEREPDLQENAQKLQSRIWSATTSLYNNIKKTLKDFIIHQRRSDMLSRMSSHTPTEDSGHLGTKEHICLASQDLRQASKSVPHLPSLNLEVALHRGVSESSKLLWTETDEGLLTNSTKEVISTILTSCEDQASNAPCFSTVGKKISDMSLEVNMLVGGVLSQLKDISLSRSPTPCEDMFERLQGSPERTSPVSLDCSTAASKGIASSHSLSTKSLQKLSSHEFQTKAEKEVSKVISRSFNIVEEGTTDKYLQSVSTSTTSTDIIQTMVKDQQELTQTTQSSDMVSGTSLLTTGQVSEKRIRSVAHNIYYSLQSKITEFLRKDLQRSDTTLGSIQIFTYQSSPASQRASLGHLEVNQSSVTPGGNDACVDIPHKLLSKTTELSGSMLEDIDTIRCRSADSQNTRNTSSSRSSISVTPTSKLRQSKWHFALPGTPIPTEFPAQIDFPIVRNTIIEDFFHTEDLLPVTFVDKVRQAAGVVVDIMVESVENTQEDGQGASHLDDLRSAVRKLRKIISTWTIHIFSHELVDKVIALQDSHSTPQVLTLEAAKSASDSILSRLKWGKEQCAISKELSSQLLQIFAEETVKCFLRQWSDEYENINFDVSVQNDPKTSTCMVILQMITKATAKCYFESATSVATSDIVEGVFDLERDTISSTGEQVLTFNTKGSKKVSKNLCPQESLEYQPQNISPTVYFTETMTTSHGSFSPEGIYDIASSFPLEEKSRKPSLFTRLSRSITKGFLSPFKSSRKTKLFK, from the exons ATGAAATATATGCCCAGTAAGAGTGAGCCTCAGTTGCCAGAGTCCACTGGTGCAGTTAATTTACAAAGAGGCCTAAGTGAGAGCTCAAAACTTCTTTGGGCAAAAACGGAGTCAGAAGAAAGCAAGCTCCTTCTGACAACTTGCACCAAAGAAGTCATCTCAGAGCTTCTGGTCTTGTACAACACTGAGATGTCAAAGGAGGACCCCCTGTACACTGTTGGAGAAAAAGGATCAGGCTTCTCTTTTGAGAGAGAGAAATTTGTAGAGGGTGTTCTGGCTCTGCTTGGGGATATCTCCCATTCCAGGTCCTCATCACCAATAGTATGTGAGTTCCCCTGTCAAATTGAGGACAGCAGAAGTAAGGCCACAGCTTCTTTGACCAGTCTGTTAGATTGTATTAGAAAACTCTCAAGTGAGGAATTTAAGAGAAATGCCACTCAAGCAGTGAGTGAGTTCCTAGTTAAAAAGTCCACCAGTAGCTTAACTAGTGCACAGCCTGCTTATTCTGTAGCATCCAGGTCTTGTTCCATTCAAAACCAATACACATGGTCAAAGGATATTTGTGCGGATTCTGCTGCCTTTGGCATCATTGAAACATTTGTGGAAGACCTGCAGAGCTCGGCGCAACCTGCAGAAGTAGAGGAAAGAGAACCTGACCTCCAGGAAAATGCACAAAAGCTACAGAGCAGGATCTGGTCTGCTACCACTAGTTTATATAACAATATTAAGAAGACATTAAAGGACTTCATCATTCACCAGCGGAGGTCAGACATGCTGAGCAGAATGTCTAGTCATACacccacagaggactctggacaTCTTGGGACTAAGGAGCACATTTGTTTGGCAAGCCAGGACTTGAGGCAAGCTAGTAAGAGTGTGCCTCACTTGCCCAGTTTGAACCTTGAAGTGGCTCTACACAGGGGTGTCAGCGAGAGTTCAAAACTTCTCTGGACTGAAACAGACGAGGGTCTACTGACCAATAGTACCAAAGAGGTCATTTCAACAATCTTGACCTCATGCGAGGATCAGGCATCAAATGCACCTTGCTTCTCCACAGTAGGAAAGAAAATATCTGATATGTCCCTTGAGGTCAACATGTTGGTAGGTGGTGTTCTGTCTCAGCTGAAGGACATCTCCTTGTCAAGGTCCCCAACACCATGTGAAGACATGTTTGAACGTCTCCAAGGTTCTCCTGAGCGAACCTCTCCAGTAAGTCTAGATTGCAGCACAGCTGCCTCCAAAGGCATTGCATCTTCCCACAGTCTTTCAACAAAGAGCCTCCAAAAACTCTCTAGTCATGAGTTCCAAACCAAAGCTGAGAAAGAAGTGAGTAAGGTCATCTCTAGATCATTTAACATTGTGGAGGAAGGCACAACAGATAAGTACCTCCAGTCTGTATCTACATCCACCACATCTACTGATATTATACAAACCATGGTGAAAGATCAGCAGGAGCTCACCCAGACCACCCAATCATCTGACATGGTATCTGGAACCTCCCTGCTCACCACTGGACAGGTTTCTGAGAAAAGGATCCGGTCTGTTGCTCATAACATCTACTACAGTCTGCAAAGTAAGATTACGGAGTTTCTCAGAAAAGATCTTCAAAGATCAGACACAACACTTGGTTCAATCCAAATCTTTACATATCAAAGCAGTCCTGCATCACAAAGAGCAAGTCTCGGCCATCTTGAGGTCAACCAGAGCAGTGTTACACCTGGTGGAAACGATGCCTGTGTGGACATTCCGCACAAATTACTATCTAAAACCACTGAGCTCTCAGGATCCATGCTGGAGGATATTGACACGATCCGTTGTAGGAGTGCTGACAGCCAAAATACAAGAAATACCTCTTCTTCACGCTCCTCCATCTCTGTAACACCTACTTCAAAATTAAGGCAGTCGAAATGGCACTTTGCCTTACCCGGGACTCCCATCCCCACTGAGTTTCCTGCTCAGATTGACTTTCCCATTGTTAGAAACACAATCATTGAGGACTTCTTTCACACAGAGGACTTACTTCCTGTAACCTTTGTGGACAAAGTCAGGCAAGCTGCTGGGGTGGTAGTGGACATTATGGTGGAAAGTGTTGAGAACACACAGGAAGATGGACAGGGTGCTTCTCATCTTGACGACCTCCGATCTGCTGTTAGGAAATTGAGAAAAATCATTTCCACTTGGACCATCCACATTTTCAGTCATGAATTGGTGGATAAAGTGATAGCCCTTCAGGACAGCCACAGCACTCCACAGGTCTTAACATTGGAAGCAGCCAAAAGTGCTTCAGACTCTATTCTTTCAAGGCTGAAATGGGGAAAGGAACAATGTGCCATATCCAAGGAGCTCTCCTCTCAGCTTCTCCAGATATTTGCTGAAGAGACAGTGAAGTGCTTCCTGAGACAGTGGTCAGATGAGTATGAAAACATAAACTTTGATGTTTCAGTCCAGAACGATCCAAAGACTTCTACTTGCATGGTCATTCTTCAAATGATCACCAAAGCCACTGCTAAATGTTATTTTGAGTCCGCTACCAGTGTGGCCACCAGTGACATTGTAGAAGGCGTGTTTGATCTGGAAAGGGATACCATCAGCAGTACTGGAGAGCAGGTCCTCACCTTTAACACAAAG GGTTCCAAGAAAGTTAGTAAGAACCTCTGTCCTCAAGAGTCTCTGGagtaccagcctcagaacatttcCCCTACTGTGTACTTTACAG AGACGATGACAACATCTCATGGCTCCTTTTCTCCAGAGGGAATTTATGATATCGCATCGTCCTTCCCACTTGAAGAGAAGAGTCGCAAACCCTCCCTTTTCACCAGATTGTCTAGATCCATCACAAAAGGCTTTCTCAGCCCATTCAAATCTTCAAGGAAAACCAAATTATTTAAATAA